The Malassezia vespertilionis chromosome 2, complete sequence genomic sequence CCACGTTCCAGTAGTCCAGGTCCATGGCCAAGCaacacgacgcgcgcctccACGTGATGCCGCACGGACCTGAGTATCACGTGATGAAAAagcgaagcggcgcgccgtcgtctCTTTTCGACATGCTGCGTGGTGCGTGGAGTTTGCTGCCAAGCGTGCGTGAAGGCATGCGCGTGAGCGTGCGCGTACCGGGCATGCAAGTGCGAATGAAGAGCACGGAGAAGGGGAAGGAGGAAAAGGAGGCCACGCGTGACTcgacgcagcagcggctcgaTCAGCTCGCGAGCTTTCTGGAGAGCCAGCCGAAAGAGCGGCCCGCGCGGGCGCCACGCACTGCAGGATACCAGCGCTCGCAAAACAATACGACGCAGAAAGGTGTGCAGGCAATGGCAGGTGCCCGCCGTACCGAGCAGCTTGGGCCGACAAAGACATTCCAAAATGGGCAGTACTACGACCCGTACACGCTGGAACCTACCAATTTgaccatgcagcgccgccggagAGCGCTCCCACTGCTTGGCCCGACGAAGCGCGAGGCAATGAAGCAGGACCCACTTCATATTCTCGGACTCAATCCTGCAAAGCCGTCGTTGGCCGACGACACGTACAAAAATGGGGCGCTGCTCGCAGAATTCACCTCTGAAATGGGCAGAATCCTGCCGCGCAATATCTCGGGCCTTACACGCAAGAGCCAGCGGTACATCGGCAAAGcgatccgccgcgcgcgtgcgctgggtATCTTGCCCGTGATGAGCCGTGGCCACGGGCCCAAAGGCTCGGGGGGCTGGAGGTGATGTGAATGGATGTAGACCTGTGTACAAACTATATATCCTCGTGCTCCTCACCAtcgtcctgcgccgcgcccggcgccTCGTGCTCAAAATGTTCCTCCGGGAATGCATCCTCGTCCATGTATGCCTGCGTTTCGTCCAGAGGTGCAGTTTGGGCGGGTATCGCTGTGTCTTGTATAAGTGTGTCCTGCACGCCGTCCTGCACGTTGTCCTGTACGCCGTCCTGCTTGGCTACGAAGTTTGAGGTTGGCGCGGGCGGTGGGAAATAGTGGCGTACCAGCGCCAAGATCTGCTCAATTTGTGCGTCGCTGAATCGCTCTCCCAACTCCTCAACAAGCTGGAATTAGTGAGAGAAGTACGTACGGTATGTAGCTCCACGACGCTCGTCGGCGCGTGATTGACTAGCTGGAGTCGTTCCCCCTTGGTCAAGCCGCGTTCGCCACGCAGGATGCGCGCATCCGGCGGGACAAACCCTTGCTCCGCCAATGTATCCAAAAACCCACGGATCGCTTCAACACTCTGCGTCCTGCATGGACGGTATTGCTGCGAAAGCGAGGCGATCGTCTCGAACTGCACCGTCCGCACATTCGGTGGAATTGTCTCTTCCGTCCAGTCGCCCGCGCGGTCACTACGCCGCGCACTCGAATCTGCGCGCTGTTTCTGCTCGGCTTCGCGCAAGAGTGTATATACTTCAAAGTCGGAcaagagcgccgcacgcttcTGCACaacgcgcatcgtcgctgGGGAAAAAAGTGTCTCGCCAATCGGGCGTACAAATCCTACCAACCCGATCGCACCTCGCTTCCACGCCGTCGCATGTACgcggcaaagcggcgcgcgcctgccgaCACAGATAcgtcgcgtgcaagcaGCATATCAGTACACACACATGCCTTTGATACACATCGTCGTGTAAGTAACGCGCAAACCGAAGCATGCACGTCAAACGAAAGGAAGAAACACGCGAAACCTTTTGCGAGCGATACGCCGTGGCCCGAGCGCAGCTGGCTGTACGAGCTATTCCCGTTCCGAGGGATGTGGAACGAtgtgcgccggcgcctCCCGTACTATCTCTCTGACTGGTATGATGGTTTGCGTCCGGCGAATCTGACAATTATGACAATAAGCGTCGTGCAAATCTTTTTCATCAACCTCATACCGGCTATTGCATACGTGCTAGATATGTACGACCGCACAGACGGATCATATGGTGTAAACGAAGTGATCCTAGCGTCTGCACTGGCCTGCTTTGTTTTTTCCGTGTTTAGCTGTCAGCCGCTTACATTTGTGGGCGTTACAGGGCTGACCAACTTGATGAACTACACCGTGTACGATATTGCCCACAAACACTACGGACTCGATAGGATGGACTATTTGCGCTTGCAATGCTGGATGGCCATTTGGGCAGCCGGCTTCCATTTCCTGATCGCGGCCTTCAACATGTGCGACTATACGCGCTTCATCACCGACATGACTTCGACCACGTTTGGACTTTATGTGGGGGTGATTTACGTTGAAAAGGGGGTCGAGTTGCTGGTGCGCGAATTTTCTCCTGCCCCACTGGACAATGCGACGGGCTGGTTTTCTGTTAGCATTGCCATTCTCTTTTGCGTTACTGTGTACTACGCAACGCTCCTCGAGGCGTCCTCTTACCTTCCCTTTTCGGTGCGCCACGTTATTGGAAAGCTCGCGTTTGCCGCTGGCTGCATCTTCTGGACAGGATTTTCCCAAATTCCCGGGCACACGCTGAAAGAAGTGCCGGTATCGCGACTCCCCATCACACGCAGCTTCTTTCCGACACTGAATCGGGCGTGGGTAGTAGATTTTTGGGAGAGCGACGTGCGATGGGTGTTTGTGGGTGCACCGCTTGGGTTCCTGCTCACGCTTTTGTTCTACTTTGATCACAATGTATCGAGCGTGatggcgcaagcgcgcaagtACCCTATTACCAAACCTGCAGGGTTCCACTGGGACTTTTTTCTGCTAGGCATCACGACGCTTGTCTCTGGCATCCTGGGGCTGCCAATGCCCAATGGGCTtgtgccgcaagcgcctttTAACACAGACTCGCTCACCGAGTACAACCAAGCCGATGCCGCAGACACAGATGCCATCGGCAGCCGGTACATTCCCGCGCCGTGGACAAATGCATCCATGCTGCACACAACCTATTTTCCGCAGCTCATTATTACACGCACAGTGCAGCAACGACTAAGCCACTTTGTCATTTTTTTGCTTACCATCGGCGCAATGACACGACCAATTTTGGTTGCACTCGGCACAATGCCGCGTGCGGTATTTGCTGGTGTGTTTCTTTTGGTAGGCTGGGGGTCGATCGAGTCGAATCCGatcgtgctgcgcacactcTTGTTGCTGCAAGACCCGCGCGCGGTTCGCATTCCAGAAAAGGACCGCCCCGCGCATATGCAAATaccgcgcaagcgcatccttTGTTTTGTTGCAATTCAGTGGGTATTTTTTGGGCTCACCATCGCAATTTCACAAACCATTGCTGCGATTGGGTTCCCTGTACTTATTATTTTTATGATCCCATGCAGAGTCTACTTGATCCCGAAACTGTTTACGCAAGAGGagctcgacgtgctcgatgcacgcacggcagATGCCCCGGCCGTCATGGCCTCGCTTGGGCCCGACGCGCCCCCACACGATCCCACGGACAGGACGTGTGCTACGAAAGGAAGAAATATGAAGCCTGCAACCACCACATACACTCCCCCGGACCTCACACGAAATTGGCCGACTCCGCTTGCCGATAACGGcgatgctcggcacggctCTCGCTTGGTTGAGACGTTTGATACAGACAGCCAAGAAGGCGATGCACTACCGAgcgcagacgcgccgcggccaaagCGTCATGCGCCAACTTTCATACGCGTAGTTAATCCTCCACGTGGCCCTGGTAAAGCCGCACCGGGGGTCCAATGGCGGCGCTAGCGGGAAAGAGACATCACTCCCATTACCATGAACCGACCTATCTGCAAAACCGACACGCCAGACCCCTGGATGATCCAGTGGAAAGACAATTTTTTGCTTACATTCACACTGGGCAATCGCATTGAAATCTGGTCCTCGCGCAATGCGGAGAATTTCAAACATTGCGAGAAGACGCTCATTTGGCGTCCCGATGGATCAGGCTGGGCGCCTGGCATTTGGGCGCCTGAGCTGCACAACCTCAACGGTGTATGGTATGTGTACTTTAGCGGCGAGAAGccaggccaaggcgctgcgtcaCACCGCACCCTAGTCCTGCGCTCCCGCAGCCAGGACCCTTTGGACGCGAAAGCATGGGAATTTATGGGCCCACTGCACGGGGTGCCAGACCACTGGGCAATCGATGCTACGGTGTTCTGCCTTGGACAGGATATGTATTGCTGCTATTCCGGCTGGCCCGTGGGCGACAACTCGGATACGGAGCAGGACTTGTTCCTCGTCAAACTTTCCGACCCACTGCATGCCATCTCGGACACGCTGACTGTCATTTCGCGCCCCACACTGCCGTGGGAGCGTCCCGACGGAGGTAAGCGCGGAGTGAACGAGGGTCCTACATTTGTAAAGCTTAATGGATTCGTCGGGATCGTGTACAGTGCGCACGGGAGCTGGACCTATGAGTACAAACTTGGTCTGTTGGCGCTCGTCGGCAACAACCCCCTCGATCCGAACGCCTGGAAGAAGCGCAATGATCCACTGCTTTCGTGTGATCCGAAACGTGGAGGTCCCTATGGCCCCGGCCACGCGTCGTTCATCCCTTCGACCGACGGCAACCAAACACTGTGTATCTTCCATTGCACCGGCAAGATTAATGACGGCTGGGGCAATCGCAAAGCGCATGTTATGCAGCTTCCTGCGTCTGAATTCACCTTGGATGCCCAGACCCAGTGCTGTTCATCCGGTCGCAAAGGCGGCTTTGTTGGCAAGATGATCAACCGCATTCGTTCTCTATAATTTTTATAGTTTTGCCCAGCTTCCTCCTACCTTTTCGACTGTGCTAATTCCGCGCTTGGACCTTGAGCGGGTGTATGCTCCACTCTGCCTTCCCTACACCATGCAAGACATAGAAGCGGTGCGCTTTCACAAACCCGGACATCTCGATGTGATCCAGCTGGACACACTTCCTATTACCCAGCCTTCCGAAACGCAGGTACTGATCTGTCCCGATCATGCGGGAGTCAACTACATCGACATTTATTTCCGCTCGGGCCTCTACCCCGCCAAGCTTCCCATGACTCTCGGCCAGGAATGCGGCGGAACCGTGGTCGCTGTAGGCGCGCAGGTGACAGATGTTGACGTCGG encodes the following:
- a CDS encoding uncharacterized protein (COG:J; EggNog:ENOG503P8K6; BUSCO:EOG09264XLN); the encoded protein is MLRGAWSLLPSVREGMRVSVRVPGMQVRMKSTEKGKEEKEATRDSTQQRLDQLASFLESQPKERPARAPRTAGYQRSQNNTTQKGVQAMAGARRTEQLGPTKTFQNGQYYDPYTLEPTNLTMQRRRRALPLLGPTKREAMKQDPLHILGLNPAKPSLADDTYKNGALLAEFTSEMGRILPRNISGLTRKSQRYIGKAIRRARALGILPVMSRGHGPKGSGGWR
- a CDS encoding uncharacterized protein (COG:K; EggNog:ENOG503P706), yielding MRVVQKRAALLSDFEVYTLLREAEQKQRADSSARRSDRAGDWTEETIPPNVRTVQFETIASLSQQYRPCRTQSVEAIRGFLDTLAEQGFVPPDARILRGERGLTKGERLQLVNHAPTSVVELHTLVEELGERFSDAQIEQILALVRHYFPPPAPTSNFVAKQDGVQDNVQDGVQDTLIQDTAIPAQTAPLDETQAYMDEDAFPEEHFEHEAPGAAQDDGEEHEDI
- a CDS encoding uncharacterized protein (COG:P; CAZy:GH43; TransMembrane:10 (o98-121i133-157o187-208i215-233o253-272i284-303o342-361i382-402o466-487i545-578o); EggNog:ENOG503NVYG), which encodes MYAAKRRAPADTDTSRASSISVHTHAFDTHRRVSNAQTEACTSNERKKHAKPFASDTPWPERSWLYELFPFRGMWNDVRRRLPYYLSDWYDGLRPANLTIMTISVVQIFFINLIPAIAYVLDMYDRTDGSYGVNEVILASALACFVFSVFSCQPLTFVGVTGLTNLMNYTVYDIAHKHYGLDRMDYLRLQCWMAIWAAGFHFLIAAFNMCDYTRFITDMTSTTFGLYVGVIYVEKGVELLVREFSPAPLDNATGWFSVSIAILFCVTVYYATLLEASSYLPFSVRHVIGKLAFAAGCIFWTGFSQIPGHTLKEVPVSRLPITRSFFPTLNRAWVVDFWESDVRWVFVGAPLGFLLTLLFYFDHNVSSVMAQARKYPITKPAGFHWDFFLLGITTLVSGILGLPMPNGLVPQAPFNTDSLTEYNQADAADTDAIGSRYIPAPWTNASMLHTTYFPQLIITRTVQQRLSHFVIFLLTIGAMTRPILVALGTMPRAVFAGVFLLVGWGSIESNPIVLRTLLLLQDPRAVRIPEKDRPAHMQIPRKRILCFVAIQWVFFGLTIAISQTIAAIGFPVLIIFMIPCRVYLIPKLFTQEELDVLDARTADAPAVMASLGPDAPPHDPTDRTCATKGRNMKPATTTYTPPDLTRNWPTPLADNGDARHGSRLVETFDTDSQEGDALPSADAPRPKRHAPTFIRRERDITPITMNRPICKTDTPDPWMIQWKDNFLLTFTLGNRIEIWSSRNAENFKHCEKTLIWRPDGSGWAPGIWAPELHNLNGVWYVYFSGEKPGQGAASHRTLVLRSRSQDPLDAKAWEFMGPLHGVPDHWAIDATVFCLGQDMYCCYSGWPVGDNSDTEQDLFLVKLSDPLHAISDTLTVISRPTLPWERPDGGKRGVNEGPTFVKLNGFVGIVYSAHGSWTYEYKLGLLALVGNNPLDPNAWKKRNDPLLSCDPKRGGPYGPGHASFIPSTDGNQTLCIFHCTGKINDGWGNRKAHVMQLPASEFTLDAQTQCCSSGRKGGFVGKMINRIRSL